In Drosophila santomea strain STO CAGO 1482 chromosome 2L, Prin_Dsan_1.1, whole genome shotgun sequence, a single window of DNA contains:
- the LOC122756405 gene encoding salivary glue protein Sgs-3-like, translating into THEPTTEKTTTHKTTVEPTTKKTTTKRTTHEPTTKGPTTLRTTAEPITRKTSTTKTSTEPTSTEKTTEKTTHEPTTEKTTVEPTTKKTATKRTTHETTTKGSTTLRTTAEPITRKTSTTKTSTEPTSTEKTTEKTTHEPITEKTTVEPTTKKTATKRTTHEPTTKGSTTLRTTAEPITSKTSTTKTSTEPTSTEKTTEKTTYEPTTEKTTTHKTTVEPTTKKTTTKRTTHEPTTKGSTTLRTTAEPTTRKTSTTKTSTEPTTTEETTEQTTHEPNTEKTTSHKTTVEPTTKKTTTKRTTHEPTTKGSTTLRTTAEPITSKTSTTKTSTEPTSTEKTTEKTTHEPTTEKTTTHKTTVEPTTKKTTTKRTTHEPTTKGPTTLRTTAEPITRKTSTTKTSTEPTSTEKTTEKTTHEPTTEKTTVEPTTKKTATKRTTHEPQLRDQQL; encoded by the coding sequence ACTCATGAGCCAACCACTGAGAAAACAACGACCCATAAGACAACAGTTGAACCTacgaccaagaagacaacaactaaaaggacGACACATGAACCCACAACTAAGGGACCAACCACTTTAAGGACTACTGCAGAACCAATCACTCGTAAAACATCTACTACAAAGACTAGTACAGAGCCAACAAGTACGGagaaaacaactgaaaagacAACTCATGAGCCAACCACTGAGAAAACAACAGTTGAAccaacgaccaagaagacaGCCACTAAAAGGACGACACATGAAACCACAACGAAGGGATCAACAACTTTAAGGACTACTGCAGAACCAATCACTCGTAAAACATCTACTACAAAGACTAGTACAGAGCCAACAAGTACGGagaaaacaactgaaaagacAACTCATGAGCCAATCACTGAGAAAACAACAGTTGAAccaacgaccaagaagacaGCAACTAAAAGGACGACACATGAACCCACAACGAAGGGATCAACAACTTTAAGGACTACTGCAGAACCAATCACTAGTAAAACATCTACTACAAAGACAAGTACAGAGCCAACAAGTACGGagaaaacaactgaaaagacaacttatgagccaaccactgagaaaacaacgacccataagacaacagttgaaccaacgaccaagaagacaacaactaaaaggacGACACATGAACCCACAACTAAGGGATCAACCACTTTAAGGACTACTGCAGAGCCAACCACTCGTAAAACATCTACTACAAAGACTAGTACAGAGCCAACAACTACAGAGGAAACAACTGAACAGACAACTCATGAGCCAAACACTGAGAAAACAACGTCCCATAAGACAACAGTTGAACCTacgaccaagaagacaacaactaaaaggacGACACATGAACCCACAACTAAGGGATCAACCACTTTAAGGACTACTGCAGAACCAATCACTAGTAAAACATCTACTACGAAGACTAGTACAGAGCCAACAAGTACGGagaaaacaactgaaaagacaactcatgagccaaccactgagaaaacaacgacccataagacaacagttgaacctacgaccaagaagacaacaactaaaaggacGACACATGAACCCACAACTAAGGGACCAACCACTTTAAGGACTACTGCAGAACCAATCACTCGTAAAACATCTACTACAAAGACTAGTACAGAGCCAACAAGTACGGagaaaacaactgaaaagacAACTCATGAGCCAACCACTGAGAAAACAACAGTTGAAccaacgaccaagaagacaGCAACTAAAAGGACGACACATGAACCACAACTAAGGGATCAACAACTTTAA
- the LOC120444102 gene encoding proteoglycan 4-like — MTVKFNSRTNQKQNLLQNTLITAGLILFFQDAHMVQKMGTATEKGTTTEKTTTLNTTTIKPTLESRTTHEPTTLKTTTHKITVKPTKKTTTKRTTHEPTSKGTTTLRTTAEPTTRKTSNTEQTTTEETTEKTTHEPTTEKTTSHKTTVEPTTKKTTTKRTTHEPTTKGSTTLRTTAEPITRKTSTTKTSTEPTSTEKTTEKTTHEPTTEKTTTHKTTVEPTTKKTTTKRTTHEPTTKGPTTLRTTAEPITRKTSTTKTSTEPTSTEKTTEKTTHEPTTEKTTVEPTTKKIATKRTTHEPTTKGSTTLRTTAEPITSKTSTTKTSTEPTSTEKTTEKTTYEPTTEKTTTHKTTVEPTTKKTTTKRTTHEPTTKGSTTLRTTAEPTTRKTSTTKTSTEPTTTEETTEQTTHEPNTEKTTSHKTTVEPTTKKTTTKRTTHEPTTKGPTTLRTTAEPITRKTSTTKTSTEPTSTEKTTEKTTHEPITEKTRVEPTTKKTATKRTTHEPTTKGSTTLRTTAEPITRKTSTKKTSTEPTTEETTEKTTHEPTTEKTTTHKTTVEPTTKKTTTKRTTHEPTTKGSTTLRTTAEPITSKTSTTKTSTEPTSTEKTTEKTTHEPTTEKQRPIRQQLNQRPRRQQLKGRHMNPPLRDQPL; from the exons ATGACAGTAAAATTCAATTCGCGGACGAATCAGAAACAGAATCTGCTACAAAATACCCTGATTACTGCTGGCCTGATCCTTTTCTTCCAGGATGCCCATATGGTCCAGAAGATGGGA ACAGCTACAGAAAAGGGAACGACCACCGAGAAAACAACAACTCtcaacaccaccaccattaAACCTACACTAGAGTCAAGGACAACTCATGAGCCAACCACTCTGAAGACAACCACCCATAAGATAACAGTAAAGCCAACCAAGAAGACTACAACCAAAAGAACGACGCATGAACCAACATCTAAGGGAACAACAACTTTAAGGACTACTGCGGAACCAACCACTCGTAAAACATCTAATACAGAGCAAACCACTACGGAGGAAACAACTGAAAAGACAACTCATGAGCCAACCACTGAGAAAACAACGAGCCATAAGACAACAGTGGAACCTacgaccaagaagacaacaactaaaaggacGACACATGAACCCACAACTAAGGGATCAACCACTTTAAGGACTACTGCAGAACCAATCACTCGTAAAACATCTACTACGAAGACTAGTACAGAGCCAACAAGTACGGagaaaacaactgaaaagacaactcatgagccaaccactgagaaaacaacgacccataagacaacagttgaacctacgaccaagaagacaacaactaaaaggacGACACATGAACCCACAACTAAGGGACCAACCACTTTAAGGACTACTGCAGAACCAATCACTCGTAAAACATCTACTACAAAGACTAGTACAGAGCCAACAAGTACGGagaaaacaactgaaaagacAACTCATGAGCCAACCACTGAGAAAACAACAGTTGAACCAACGACCAAGAAGATAGCCACTAAAAGGACGACACATGAACCCACAACGAAGGGATCAACAACTTTAAGGACTACTGCAGAACCAATCACTAGTAAAACATCTACTACAAAGACAAGTACAGAGCCAACAAGTACGGagaaaacaactgaaaagacaacttatgagccaaccactgagaaaacaacgacccataagacaacagttgaaccaacgaccaagaagacaacaactaaaaggacGACACATGAACCCACAACTAAGGGATCAACCACTTTAAGGACTACTGCAGAGCCAACCACTCGTAAAACATCTACTACAAAGACTAGTACAGAGCCAACAACTACAGAGGAAACAACTGAACAGACAACTCATGAGCCAAACACTGAGAAAACAACGTCCCATAAGACAACAGTTGAACCTacgaccaagaagacaacaactaaaaggacGACACATGAACCCACAACTAAGGGACCAACCACTTTAAGGACTACTGCAGAACCAATCACTCGTAAAACATCTACTACAAAGACTAGTACAGAGCCAACAAGTACGGagaaaacaactgaaaagacAACTCATGAGCCAATCACTGAGAAAACAAGAGTTGAAccaacgaccaagaagacaGCAACTAAAAGGACGACACATGAACCCACAACGAAGGGATCAACAACTTTAAGGACAACTGCAGAACCAATCACTCGTAAAACATCTACTAAAAAGACTAGTACAGAGCCAACTACGGAGGAAACAACTGAAAAGACAACTCATGAGCCAACCACTGAGAAAACAACGACCCATAAGACAACAGTTGAACCTacgaccaagaagacaacaactaaaaggacGACACATGAACCCACAACTAAGGGATCAACCACTTTAAGGACTACTGCAGAACCAATCACTAGTAAAACATCTACTACAAAGACAAGTACAGAGCCAACAAGTACGGagaaaacaactgaaaagacAACTCATGAGCCAACCACTGAGAAACAACGACCCATAAGACAACAGTTGAAccaacgaccaagaagacaacaactaaaaggacGACACATGAACCCACCACTAAGGGATCAACCACTTTAA
- the LOC120458895 gene encoding uncharacterized protein LOC120458895 isoform X1: protein MAEKVELAQASLNGQQNDPRKVRKSPEFQPGVISRERSFVRTSNQQNINKRRSLAFNVPGNQSGQMRGKPAMDIYRPPNVRGELAAPAGGVGGDGSNGAIGGVANKLNVNAQEFTMTTSSGAPAEALSNRSSLIFPPTNGPGVAVAPVVGQYGNVNRRQAGLSLGNMTGLKTNHRSILVTYPVNNGALSGQLPLMNSPSSGNILHTTNRVKFAPEPRGHKVASHNQFGQQNNNYAQPYQASINGVDPYMNGNALQRSKSLSSADALTRGMAGLGLGLGNEVADIGQFTPEIQALIDTALEDPNKLNSRCLMELTSQFIKRAVESRRFALPISRLCLNIIAREQKETFLEALLNTCRQWYQEREKLLFAIQGMKSPSRVRFTAFMAFLTEMFCQLKRRQLQLRTHHEGTPPPLVLLSLLSKCCEDCVRPPIRSLSEIECLFYVLTCIGQDMEQQLPQQLELLMGLVRDAFLNAGESAASIRRTLLQLIELKASHWQLPGNTVLYYTHTNN, encoded by the exons ATGGCCGAAAAAGTGGAACTGGCCCAGGCCAGCCTGAATGGCCAACAGAATGATCCACGGAAGGTGCGCAAGTCACCGGAATTTCAGCCCGGCGTTATCTCTCGCGAACGCAGCTTTGTGCGCACCTCGAATCAACAG AATATCAACAAACGCCGAAGTCTGGCTTTCAACGTACCTGGCAATCAATCGGGACAGATGAGAGGCAAACCAGCCATGGATATCTACAGACCTCCCA ATGTGCGCGGAGAGCTGGCCGCTCCAGCCGGTGGTGTCGGTGGTGATGGTTCGAATGGTGCTATCGGTGGTGTCGCCAACAAGCTGAACGTCAATGCCCAGGAGTTCACAATGACAACCAGCTCCGGGGCACCGGCCGAGGCACTCAGCAATCG TTCGTCGCTGATCTTCCCGCCCACCAATGGACCAGGCGTCGCAGTTGCACCGGTTGTGGGCCAGTACGGAAACGTGAATCGCCGCCAGGCCGGACTCTCTCTCGGCAACATGACGGGCTTGAAGACCAACCATCGCTCGATCCTGGTGACGTATCCAGTCAATAACGGTGCCCTCAGCGGTCAGCTGCCGCTCATGAACTCGCCCTCCAGTGGAAATATACTACAC ACAACCAATCGTGTAAAGTTTGCACCTGAGCCCCGAGGTCACAAAGTGGCTTCCCATAATCAGTTTGGtcagcaaaacaacaactatGCTCAGCCTTACCAGGCGAGCATTAATGGAGTAGATCCGTACATGAATGGAAATGCACTGCAACGCTCCAAATCGTTGTCGTCGGCGGATGCCCTAACTCGGGGAATGGCCGGATTGGGACTTGGCTTGGGTAACGAGGTGGCCGACATAGGACAGTTTACCCCAGAGATACAGGCGCTTATTGACACGGCCCTGGAAGATCCCAATAAGCTGAACTCTCGTTGTCTCATGGAACTGACATCGCAGTTCATCAAACGTGCGGTTGAGAGTCGCCGCTTTGCCCTGCCAATATCACGGCTGTGTCTGAACATCATCGCCCGGGAGCAGAAGGAAACGTTCCTTGAGGCGTTGCTCAACACATGCCGTCAGTGGTACCAGGAGCGTGAAAAG CTGCTGTTTGCCATCCAGGGCATGAAGTCGCCATCACGGGTTCGATTTACCGCCTTCATGGCTTTCCTCACGGAGATGTTTTGCCAGCTCAAACGTCGGCAGCTCCAACTACGCACCCACCACGAGGGGACTCCTCCACCGCTGGTGCTGCTTAGTCTGCTGTCTAAATGCTGCGAGGATTGCGTGCGTCCACCCATTAGATCACTTTCAGAG ATTGAGTGTCTGTTCTATGTACTGACCTGTATTGGCCAGGacatggagcagcagctgccacaGCAACTAGAGTTGCTCATGGGTCTGGTTCGCGATGCCTTTTTGAATGCCGGCGAGTCTGCGGCTTCCATTCGGCGCACTCTCCTCCAACTCATCGAGCTGAAGGCCTCCCACTGGCAGCTACCAGGCAATACGGTTCTCTACTACACGCACACTAACAATTAG
- the LOC120458895 gene encoding uncharacterized protein LOC120458895 isoform X2: MAEKVELAQASLNGQQNDPRKVRKSPEFQPGVISRERSFVRTSNQQNINKRRSLAFNVPGNQSGQMRGKPAMDIYRPPKLNYSLQHSSSSSLIFPPTNGPGVAVAPVVGQYGNVNRRQAGLSLGNMTGLKTNHRSILVTYPVNNGALSGQLPLMNSPSSGNILHTTNRVKFAPEPRGHKVASHNQFGQQNNNYAQPYQASINGVDPYMNGNALQRSKSLSSADALTRGMAGLGLGLGNEVADIGQFTPEIQALIDTALEDPNKLNSRCLMELTSQFIKRAVESRRFALPISRLCLNIIAREQKETFLEALLNTCRQWYQEREKLLFAIQGMKSPSRVRFTAFMAFLTEMFCQLKRRQLQLRTHHEGTPPPLVLLSLLSKCCEDCVRPPIRSLSEIECLFYVLTCIGQDMEQQLPQQLELLMGLVRDAFLNAGESAASIRRTLLQLIELKASHWQLPGNTVLYYTHTNN, from the exons ATGGCCGAAAAAGTGGAACTGGCCCAGGCCAGCCTGAATGGCCAACAGAATGATCCACGGAAGGTGCGCAAGTCACCGGAATTTCAGCCCGGCGTTATCTCTCGCGAACGCAGCTTTGTGCGCACCTCGAATCAACAG AATATCAACAAACGCCGAAGTCTGGCTTTCAACGTACCTGGCAATCAATCGGGACAGATGAGAGGCAAACCAGCCATGGATATCTACAGACCTCCCA AGCTAAACTACAGTCTACAACATTCTTCCAGTTCGTCGCTGATCTTCCCGCCCACCAATGGACCAGGCGTCGCAGTTGCACCGGTTGTGGGCCAGTACGGAAACGTGAATCGCCGCCAGGCCGGACTCTCTCTCGGCAACATGACGGGCTTGAAGACCAACCATCGCTCGATCCTGGTGACGTATCCAGTCAATAACGGTGCCCTCAGCGGTCAGCTGCCGCTCATGAACTCGCCCTCCAGTGGAAATATACTACAC ACAACCAATCGTGTAAAGTTTGCACCTGAGCCCCGAGGTCACAAAGTGGCTTCCCATAATCAGTTTGGtcagcaaaacaacaactatGCTCAGCCTTACCAGGCGAGCATTAATGGAGTAGATCCGTACATGAATGGAAATGCACTGCAACGCTCCAAATCGTTGTCGTCGGCGGATGCCCTAACTCGGGGAATGGCCGGATTGGGACTTGGCTTGGGTAACGAGGTGGCCGACATAGGACAGTTTACCCCAGAGATACAGGCGCTTATTGACACGGCCCTGGAAGATCCCAATAAGCTGAACTCTCGTTGTCTCATGGAACTGACATCGCAGTTCATCAAACGTGCGGTTGAGAGTCGCCGCTTTGCCCTGCCAATATCACGGCTGTGTCTGAACATCATCGCCCGGGAGCAGAAGGAAACGTTCCTTGAGGCGTTGCTCAACACATGCCGTCAGTGGTACCAGGAGCGTGAAAAG CTGCTGTTTGCCATCCAGGGCATGAAGTCGCCATCACGGGTTCGATTTACCGCCTTCATGGCTTTCCTCACGGAGATGTTTTGCCAGCTCAAACGTCGGCAGCTCCAACTACGCACCCACCACGAGGGGACTCCTCCACCGCTGGTGCTGCTTAGTCTGCTGTCTAAATGCTGCGAGGATTGCGTGCGTCCACCCATTAGATCACTTTCAGAG ATTGAGTGTCTGTTCTATGTACTGACCTGTATTGGCCAGGacatggagcagcagctgccacaGCAACTAGAGTTGCTCATGGGTCTGGTTCGCGATGCCTTTTTGAATGCCGGCGAGTCTGCGGCTTCCATTCGGCGCACTCTCCTCCAACTCATCGAGCTGAAGGCCTCCCACTGGCAGCTACCAGGCAATACGGTTCTCTACTACACGCACACTAACAATTAG